The Sphingobacterium lactis sequence AACCCAACTGAAATCCGGAGCATCCGTACGCAAGCTCTGTGATGCTTCCTTCACAACCTCTTCATCAATCTTACTGATGTAGGTGGTCAACTTATCGTGAGGAAAACGGACCGTATCGATTTCATACCCATCATAATGAACGTCAAACTTCAGGTTTCCGGTCTGAGGTAGTCCCTCACCCACCAACTTGGTCCGATTATCTAACCAAGTAGAGTAAATACCGATCTTGCGATCCGGACTATCCTTCTTCAGGTAACGGAACAGGGTCCAATAATTGTAATTGGGATCCTCCAACTCATTGTTCCAGACATTGTGTTTATTTCCCCACGTGCCGGTAATCATGCTCGTGTAGCACACCGCAGAAATGGTAGGCGTCTGGGAATAGCCATCTACCTCTCCACCCATGGTCGCACGGGTATAACCTCCGGCAGCACTCACCGCATCGATGAACGGTGTATTTACCTTTTCGATCATATCTGCGGGAATACCATCTACAATAATCACGATGGCTTTCTTCGTCTTCGGCGTCTGTGCCGTCAGGAACTGGCCCGCCAATAGGAAGGCCAGTAAAAAACTCATTTTCTTCTTCATGTGTCTATCTTGAAAAATACGTTTTTACCAATTAAATATCTGTTTCAGATTTGGATTCAGGTTCACATCGTTCTGTGGAACAGGTCTGTAATAATACTTCGGCTGCTCGAATTCACCAACCTTATCCACCACATCAATATACCCTTTATTTCCTTCACTCAGGAAGAAAGATACATCATGACCAAATTTTCCGACACGGAAGTAGCGCAAAGGAACACCAAGGCTGTTTTTCTCCCGTACCTCTGGAATACTCTGCGATTGGTCGATCAACTTCACGTCTGGAACACCATCGCCGGTCATGTCATGGTTACCCAGTCCGCTGAAATAGATCCCCTGTGGTTTTTTCTCCAACAGTTTGCCGGCATGCCAGCGCATAAGGTCGTTGAACCGGAATCCTTCAAAGGCTAGCTCCACACGGCGCTCGCGGCGAATCTCCAGAATCAGGGATTTATTCCCTGCCGTTACATTGCTGTAGTCTCTTGCCATCTTTGGATCCAATGCAGGTGTAATCGGCATATCCGGCATCCCCGCACGGCGACGAAGTAGATTGACCGATCTGTCTAGGTCCGCCTGATTGGCCAACCCAAGTTCTGCCTTCGCTTCCGCAAAGTTTAGCAGTACCTCGGCATAGCGGTAAAGCGGAATATCCATATCAAAGCGCGTATCCTGCTCCTTATAATTCAGGAAGCCCTTAATCTGATGATAACCGGAAAAGTTCTTGGTCATCTGTTGGATATAAATTCCGGGGCCTTGCGAATAGGTACTTACATAAATCAATTCCCAACCCGGTGCGGCATACGTTTGAGCCAATCTCGGATCGCGGTTCTTAAACTCATCCACAAAACCCATGGTTTCATAGCCCTGCTTGCTCGTGAAAACCGAACCATCTTTCATCAGGTAACTCTGCAACATATCGCGCAATGGGTAATATTCATAGCTCCCGAACATCCCCGGCCAATCGGAACGGTTGATGATGTTGGTGGCATACATGCGACCCAGAATAACTTCTGGATTGTTCTCCAAGCTACTGGAATTGTATAGACTCAGGTAGTCGGCCTCCGGTTTTCCAGTGTTGTGAATACTGAAACCGCCTTTCGTCATGATTTCCTCGGAAGTTTGGTAGGCTTTGGTCAGGAACTCCTGAACTGTTTTCTCCAAATTCAGATAGGTATGGTATTTACGGTACGTTCCTTCGTATAGCGCAAAGCGGCTGTACTCCTGAAGGACCACCCACCGATTGACCTTTCCTGCTACTTTAGCCGTTTCCACATTTGCTGCAGCAAACGCAAAATCTTCCATTATCTTCGCTACGACCTCCTCGCGTTTATTCCGCGGTCCAAATAGGCTGGCTTCATCCTTTTCCGAAATCACCTTATCCACCCATGGCACATCCGAAAAGCGCTGCACCTTCTCGGCATAAAAACGCGCTCGGAAATATCGGCCCAATCCTTCGTAATGTTTTTTCTTCGCTTCGGACAGGTTGGAACCTGCAATATTTTCCAATAGGAAATTTACCTTTCGCAATTGGTCCCAATCCCATCCTGTCGTCGTGTTGGCGGCCGTTACGTTCCCCAACATCATGTTCTTGATTTCCTTATTTCCCGTTGTACTGGCGTTATCCGTTGTAGCATCTGCTTCATAGAAGTCCGCTGCGCGGAAATCATAGAGGTTCAGGACATACATTTCCATATCCGACTCCGTCTTGAAGAAATCTCCTTTCTGGATGGTTGTTTCGGGTTTTATATCCAAATAACTGTCGTTGCAGGACAACATGCCCAGGCAGGCTGCAGTTAATAAACCGAATTTTATCGTTGTTTTCATGCTATTAAAATGTTAGTTGTAACCCTGCGGAGAAACTGCGCTGGAATGGATACACCATACCATTGCCCTCTCTTCTCCGTGCTGATGCAGGATCTGTATATGTATTGATATTGACTACCTCCGGATCAAAGAATTTCTTCACCGGCGACCATTCCATGAGGTTTTCACCGCTGACATAAATCCGTAGGCTCTTGATCTTTGCGCGTTCCATCCATTGTGCCGGTAGTGTATATCCGACTGTCAAGTTCTTGAATCGTAGATAGGCCGCATTCAGCATGTACCTGTTATTTGGAATCGCGAGTCCTTGCACCTCATCGATGCGTGTACCCAAGTTTAGATCCGCCAACCAAGATTGCAGAATCGGATATTGAGCATCCAGGTTCTGATCGGCCAAGCCCATGTTGAGGTACGCTTGTGAATGTTTCGATCTGTCCGCATCATCAGCAGGGCGATAGAAATCCAATAGATGGTTGTAGATCGGACCATAAGGCTGTTGATAAACGCCCCAATACATATAGTCCAAAGGATAATAATCACGTTTCATGACGCCTTGGAAAAAGGCACGGAAATCGAATCCTTTCCAGCTGGCATTCAGGTCCAATCCAAATTGGTACCGTGGCGTAGAGTTCCCGATAACCTTGAGGTCCTTGGTGTTGCCTAACTCATAACCTTTATCGATTTTTCCATCCTTGTCCTGATCCACGAATTTCGGCCATCCTGGTACGATGGACAGTGCTCCCCAAGGAATAATGGCGGTTTGGTCCAAATTTGCAATTTCCTCCGCATTCTGGAAAAAGCCATCACTTTCCATTCCCCAAATTTCACCCAATCGCATCCCCTCATAATACTGGTTGATCAGCTTCTTCGGGTTGTCGAATCGGGTAATCTCAGAATAGGAATCCGAAAGCATCACGCGTGCACCAAAATTCAATGGCGCACCTGCCACCTCTTTGGAGTCGTTATAGCTCAGGCTGAATTCCCAGCCATAGGTTGCTAAATCTGCCGCATTTTCATTGGGTTCGGTTACCCCAAGGATATTTGGCAACTTCTTGCCCAGGGTTAACATCCCGATGGTATTCCTTCTGTAGAAATCAAAGGATCCGACAAGTTTGTTCTGGGCGAAACCATAATCCAACCCGACGTTATAAGTTTTCACTTTTTCCCAGGTATAATTCTGTGAAACAAGGCCCGGTGTGCCGATGGCCTGTGCCAATTTTCCATCAATCAGGTACGGAGAAACGTATGGTTCCATACTTGGAATGTACCCGAAGTTGGAGATCAACTGGTTTCCAAGTTCACCGTAGGATGCTCTCAACTTCAATTGACTGATCACGGAGGATTCCAAAAGGAAGTTTTCGCGGTCTAGACGCCATGCAACGGACCCAGATGGGAAGAAACCAAAGCGTTTATCCTTAGGAAATCTGGAGGAACCATCATAGCGACCATTGAACTCGACAATGTATTTATCATCATACGTATAATTTAAGCGGTAGAATGCACCGCGAAGTGCATATTTATCGACGTACTCACCTACATCGGCTGCACCATTTGCCAAGGCAATCGTAGGGAATTGGTCGGAAATCAATCCCTTTTTCTCTGCTTCCACAATTTCCCGACGGTAATCCTCTTGGTTAAAACCTAGGATGGCCGTGACATGGTGTTTGTTAAAATCTTGGGTATAGGTTCCGTAAATGTTGTAAATATTATAATAGGAGAATCCCAATTCACGGTAAGCATTCGATTCACCTTCATCCCGCACGTCGTTAGGCCCGTACCCGATTTTGTATTTGGTCGTGAACCAATTCCAGTTGGTAGAATTGCGTTGGAAGGTATAATCCGCATTCAATTTGAATTTGCTATCGAAAAGACGTAGCTCTGCATTAAAAGTGGATTGAATATCTTGGAAACGCTTCACACTTTCCCCACCGTCAACCATCTTGGCAGCAATACGTCCGGCACCTACATTTCGATCGGTATCCGAATAGGCCCAGGTACCATCCGGGTTCTTATCTACACTCGTTGGAAAGACGTTGTAAATCTCCGTCAGGCTGACCTGCGAAGGTGTTTTTCTCTTGGATAAGCCCAATATGGTATTGTTACCGACA is a genomic window containing:
- a CDS encoding RagB/SusD family nutrient uptake outer membrane protein; its protein translation is MKTTIKFGLLTAACLGMLSCNDSYLDIKPETTIQKGDFFKTESDMEMYVLNLYDFRAADFYEADATTDNASTTGNKEIKNMMLGNVTAANTTTGWDWDQLRKVNFLLENIAGSNLSEAKKKHYEGLGRYFRARFYAEKVQRFSDVPWVDKVISEKDEASLFGPRNKREEVVAKIMEDFAFAAANVETAKVAGKVNRWVVLQEYSRFALYEGTYRKYHTYLNLEKTVQEFLTKAYQTSEEIMTKGGFSIHNTGKPEADYLSLYNSSSLENNPEVILGRMYATNIINRSDWPGMFGSYEYYPLRDMLQSYLMKDGSVFTSKQGYETMGFVDEFKNRDPRLAQTYAAPGWELIYVSTYSQGPGIYIQQMTKNFSGYHQIKGFLNYKEQDTRFDMDIPLYRYAEVLLNFAEAKAELGLANQADLDRSVNLLRRRAGMPDMPITPALDPKMARDYSNVTAGNKSLILEIRRERRVELAFEGFRFNDLMRWHAGKLLEKKPQGIYFSGLGNHDMTGDGVPDVKLIDQSQSIPEVREKNSLGVPLRYFRVGKFGHDVSFFLSEGNKGYIDVVDKVGEFEQPKYYYRPVPQNDVNLNPNLKQIFNW
- a CDS encoding SusC/RagA family TonB-linked outer membrane protein, whose amino-acid sequence is MNNIQKTKLYFALCFFAGIAAPLPGSAANPPETMSVQRTQDYQGVVTDESMVPIQGASVKNMTTGASTQTDANGHFSLRIAKGESIQISSMGYDTQVYVFDDQTSFTLTSNSSNLDEVVVVGYGTQKKVNLSGAVDYVSGKVLESRPIANVAQGLQGMVPNLNIQFNNGGPGTAAKINVRGMTSINGGDPLIMVDNVPVSAEELNRISPQDIESLSVIKDASAAAIYGARAAFGVILVTTKSGKGSLKINYANNFTWNKPTVIADKVTDPYVFSRLLELSTDNTPWDNVNFSDQYYQYAKLRSDDPSTPAVRVDPSNPNQWEYMGNKDWTRHFLSDWTNSHTHDLSIAGSDEKVSYYLSAGYNRQNSPIRLVDDYFDRYNMRSKLSYKLTDFLSVGNNTILGLSKRKTPSQVSLTEIYNVFPTSVDKNPDGTWAYSDTDRNVGAGRIAAKMVDGGESVKRFQDIQSTFNAELRLFDSKFKLNADYTFQRNSTNWNWFTTKYKIGYGPNDVRDEGESNAYRELGFSYYNIYNIYGTYTQDFNKHHVTAILGFNQEDYRREIVEAEKKGLISDQFPTIALANGAADVGEYVDKYALRGAFYRLNYTYDDKYIVEFNGRYDGSSRFPKDKRFGFFPSGSVAWRLDRENFLLESSVISQLKLRASYGELGNQLISNFGYIPSMEPYVSPYLIDGKLAQAIGTPGLVSQNYTWEKVKTYNVGLDYGFAQNKLVGSFDFYRRNTIGMLTLGKKLPNILGVTEPNENAADLATYGWEFSLSYNDSKEVAGAPLNFGARVMLSDSYSEITRFDNPKKLINQYYEGMRLGEIWGMESDGFFQNAEEIANLDQTAIIPWGALSIVPGWPKFVDQDKDGKIDKGYELGNTKDLKVIGNSTPRYQFGLDLNASWKGFDFRAFFQGVMKRDYYPLDYMYWGVYQQPYGPIYNHLLDFYRPADDADRSKHSQAYLNMGLADQNLDAQYPILQSWLADLNLGTRIDEVQGLAIPNNRYMLNAAYLRFKNLTVGYTLPAQWMERAKIKSLRIYVSGENLMEWSPVKKFFDPEVVNINTYTDPASARRREGNGMVYPFQRSFSAGLQLTF